The genome window TCTGGTGCAAAAGCCATTTTACTTAATGGCCCACAGTTTGGTTGGTTTAACCCTGCCTATACATACGGTATAGGGTTACATGGAGCCGGGTTTAATATTGTTGGAAATACACCGTTTGCTTATCCCGCTATTTTATTCGGTCATAATGGGCAAATTTCTTGGGGCTCTACAGCGGGTTTTGGTGACGGCGTTGATATTTTTGCAGAACAAATTTCACCTGAAGATCCAAATAGCTACTTCCACCAAGGGCAGTGGAAACAAATGCTATCGCGCCAAGAGACATTATATGTGAAAGGTGAAAAACCCATTACTTTTAAAGTATACCGCACTGTGCATGGTAATGTGGTCAAGCGTGATAATACCACTCACACCGCATACAGCAAAGCTCGCGCATGGGATGGCAAAGAGCTTACATCCTTAATGGCTTGGGTAAAACAAGGACAGGCGCAAAACTGGCAGCAATGGCTAGACCAAGCACAAAACCAAGCACTGACGATTAATTGGTATTATGCGGATAAAAACGGAAATATTGGTTATGTACATACCGGGCACTACCCTGAACGCCAAACTAACCATGACCCCCGTTTACCCGTATCAGGTACGGGAGAATGGGACTGGAAAGGGATGCAACCCTTTGCAAATAATCCTAAAGTTTATAATCCCAAATCCGGTTACATCGCTAACTGGAATAACTCCCCAGCTAAAAATTACCCCGCTAGCGACTTATTTGCCTTCTTATGGGGAAGTGCAGATAGAGTGACAGAAATCGATAACCGCATTGAAGCCTATGATAAATTAACAGCTGATGATATGTGGACGATTTTACAGCAAACTAGCCGTGTCGACCTCAATCATCGCTTATTTACCCCATTTTTAGCTCAAGCGACACAAGGTTTTCCGTCAAATGACAATACCGTCAAATTAGTCTCCTTGCTCCAACAGTGGGATGGTATAAACCAGTTATCAGGTGATGGAAAACACTATGTTCATCCAGGGTCTGCAATCCTCGATATTTGGTTAAAAGAAATGCTTAAAGCCACTCTAGGCCAAACGATCCCCGCACCATTTGATAAATGGTATCTAGCAAGTGGTTATGAAACGACACAAGAAGGCCCTACAGGGTCTTTAAATATCAGTACAGGCGCAAAATTACTGTATGAATCTCTCTTAGAAGATAAATCGCCAATACCCCAGCCTATCGATTTATTTTCAGGACAATCGCGGAATGATGTAATTAGAAAAGCACTGAATGCGACCTACCAAAAAATGAGAAAAAAATACGGTGATAACCCAGCTAATTGGCAAACACCCGCCACAGCATTAACCTTCCGTGAAAATAATTTCTTTGGTGTGCCACAAGCCTTACCTCAAGAAAATTTCCATCAAAATGAATACCATAATCGGGGAACTGAAAACGACCTAATTGTGTTTACCGAAAAAGGGGTGAGTGCATGGGACATTGTTGCTCCAGGGCAAAGTGGCTTTATTTCCCCGCAAGGAAAACCTTCACCTCACTACCAAGACCAACTCTCTTTATACCAGCAGTTTGGTAAGAAACCGTTATGGCTTGATAACGAAGAGCTAGCACCACATATAGAGTCAACTGAAACATTGATGATTGAGAGATAATACTATTACTAAACTAAATACCAAGGTGTCTTGGTATTTAGTTATTAACCTTTACACGATAGACACAACGCCCTGCGCCATTTAATAAGTACTGTTCACGCTCAATGCTAGCGTCATCACCCACAATATCACTGAACAACGCCAATTCCGAACGACAAAAATTTTGGCAAGCAGTGGCTGCGGCACAAATTGGACAATGGTTTTCGATAAACAACCAACTGTCATCATCTTGTTCAACCTTCGCCATATACCCTTCTTCGCTACGCACTTCAGCCAACGCCTCAAGCCGCTCAGCTAACGGTAAATTTTTACAACGCGCAAAATATTTTTCTCGGCTTTCCGCTTCCCTTTGGATAATCAGCTTCTCTAGTCCTTCATCACCAAAAATAGTACGAACAGAATCAATCAATTGAAGAGCAAGTTGCGCGTGAGTATCCGGAAAACGTTGATGCCCTAACTCTGTTAATACCCAATTTTGCCGAGGGCGCCCAGCCCCTGTTTGCGATAAGCACTGCTCCCCCTCAACTAACCCCAACGAAGTCAGTTTTTGAATGTGTTGCCTTGCTGCTTCCCCTGTCATATTTAAATCATTTGCGATCACTGCGGTAGAAATAGGCCCTTTTGTTTTGATACAAAAAAGAACCTTATCCACGGCCTGTGTTAGATTTAGATTATCAAAGTAATTACTTGCATTAATCATTATGCGACTCTATTATCCAAGCTGTTACTTGGATAATACCTCTTTTTCCACCATTCCGTCTAGCGGGTCTCTCTATGAGCAATGAAACATCAACCGTACCTCAAGCCAAGTGGGCTGATTTACTCAGTGGCGCCAACGCATTACTCACTATTGCCTTAACTGGCGGAGTAGCACTACATGCTATCAATATTTATATCGTAACAACCATATTGCCCAGTGTCGTTAACGATATTGGCGGCCTTGAATATTACGCATGGAATACCACTTTATTTGTGGCAACATCTATTGTCGGCTCTGCCCTTTCTAGTAAAGTATTAGACAGTTTTGGGCCTAAATTTTCTTATTTATTCGCGCTTATTCTATTTTCTTTAGGGTCTATTTGGTGCGCAGCTTCCCCATCAATGTTGGTATTACTAGGCGGGAGGGCATTACAAGGACTTGGTGGCGGTATTTTATTTGCTCTTAGCTATGCATTAATTCGCATTGTTTTTACTGAAAACTTATGGTCTCGAGCCATGGGTGTTGTTTCAGGTATGTGGGGAATAGCAACACTCTGTGGCCCTGCAATTGGTGGTATTTTTGCTGAAAGTGGCCACTGGCGTTGGGCGTTTTGGGCTTTACTTCCTGTCGCGGTTTTTCTAGCGCTCATTGTCATCAATCAACTCCCTAAAAAACAAACTCAAGCACCAAAACCCAGTAAAATTCCATTCTTAGCGATTTCTCTGTTAGTGATATCCGTTCTTGCTATCTCAATTGGAAGTTTGTCCGATAGTTTATTCATGAACCTTATTGGTTTGTTAATTGGCCTAGCCATACTGCTGACAATTGCCTTATTCGATGGTAAAAATGACAAACGTTTATTACCAACAGGAGCCTATTCACTCAAGAATCCCTTGGCGTCATATTTTTAACCATGTGTTTGTTAGTTGGTGGCATGACAACCGAAATTTATGTCCCTTATTTCTTACAAACCATCCATTTGTTTTTCTCCGCTCACAGCCGGTTATTTAACTGCAATAATGGCAGCGGGTTGGACCATTGGGGCACTCTTTAGCGCCAATAGAACAGGGGCTATTGTTATCCGAATTATTCGAACAGGCCCGGTCATCATATTTATTTCTTTAATTGTACTTGCTGTTCTAACGCATAATCAACAGCTTATCGAATCATGGCCATTATTCATTATTTATCTCATCGCCATGGCTGGGGTTGGTCTAGGAATTGGCGTGTGTTGGCCTCATCTCGTACTACGTGTTTTTAAGAATGCGCCAGAGGGTGAGGAAAATCTCGCATCATCTTCAATTATTACCATTCAATTGTATGCAACCGCGCTATCTGCCGCCTTAGTAGGAGTCGTCGTCAATAATAGCGGGTTAATTAGCCCTGGAGGGATCGCGGGAGCACAGCAAGCTTCAATCTGGTTATTTGCTCTATTTGCAATTAGCCCATTACTCGCAACCGTATTAATCCGCAAAATAAGATAAAAAGAGTACAAGGGAGCAAAAGCTCCCTTCAGACTGCTGACAAACATATTATGTTTAGCAGCAAGTCTAATCGGTTTTGAAAATAAACTAGGAAAATCAATTTATTGATTTTCGGCTGATAACACAAAGTGGGAAAAACCACGCTTTTATCCCGCTTTGTCAACAACCTCAAGGGAGCAAAAGCTCCCTTGAGGTCAAATCACCTAGTTTAGTTCGTTAATGCCTTTTTAGAGCGTAAAAAATAAGGCAGAACAATAATACTGATCAGCAAGACAAAAATAGTTGCCACCATCACCCCTAAGAAAGCATGATCAAAGGCAATATTGGCCTGATTTATCAACGCAGATGCATTATTTGCTGGTAGTGACTCAGAAACTAATAAG of Providencia rettgeri contains these proteins:
- the pac gene encoding Penicillin G acylase precursor, producing the protein MKKHLISTAIVLSLSSLPLSSFSQSIQIKIERDNYGVPHIYANDTYSLFYGYGYAVAQDRLFQMEMAKRSTQGTVSEVLGKDYISFDKEIRNNYWPDSIHQQITQLSPQEQDILQGYADGMNAWIKQINAKPDDLMPKQFIDYGFLPSQWTSFDVAMIMVGTMANRFSDMNSEIDNLALLTALKDKYGEQMGVAFFNQINWLNNPNAPTTISSEEFTYSNSQKTKNIAQLNQISDYRLTAPMFERTAKDATGKLIALSSQENNALIAKQYEQSGANGLAGYPTTSNVWLVGKTKASGAKAILLNGPQFGWFNPAYTYGIGLHGAGFNIVGNTPFAYPAILFGHNGQISWGSTAGFGDGVDIFAEQISPEDPNSYFHQGQWKQMLSRQETLYVKGEKPITFKVYRTVHGNVVKRDNTTHTAYSKARAWDGKELTSLMAWVKQGQAQNWQQWLDQAQNQALTINWYYADKNGNIGYVHTGHYPERQTNHDPRLPVSGTGEWDWKGMQPFANNPKVYNPKSGYIANWNNSPAKNYPASDLFAFLWGSADRVTEIDNRIEAYDKLTADDMWTILQQTSRVDLNHRLFTPFLAQATQGFPSNDNTVKLVSLLQQWDGINQLSGDGKHYVHPGSAILDIWLKEMLKATLGQTIPAPFDKWYLASGYETTQEGPTGSLNISTGAKLLYESLLEDKSPIPQPIDLFSGQSRNDVIRKALNATYQKMRKKYGDNPANWQTPATALTFRENNFFGVPQALPQENFHQNEYHNRGTENDLIVFTEKGVSAWDIVAPGQSGFISPQGKPSPHYQDQLSLYQQFGKKPLWLDNEELAPHIESTETLMIER
- a CDS encoding iron-sulfur cluster biosynthesis transcriptional regulator SufR — its product is MINASNYFDNLNLTQAVDKVLFCIKTKGPISTAVIANDLNMTGEAARQHIQKLTSLGLVEGEQCLSQTGAGRPRQNWVLTELGHQRFPDTHAQLALQLIDSVRTIFGDEGLEKLIIQREAESREKYFARCKNLPLAERLEALAEVRSEEGYMAKVEQDDDSWLFIENHCPICAAATACQNFCRSELALFSDIVGDDASIEREQYLLNGAGRCVYRVKVNN
- a CDS encoding Probable multidrug-efflux transporter Rv1634/MT1670, which gives rise to MSNETSTVPQAKWADLLSGANALLTIALTGGVALHAINIYIVTTILPSVVNDIGGLEYYAWNTTLFVATSIVGSALSSKVLDSFGPKFSYLFALILFSLGSIWCAASPSMLVLLGGRALQGLGGGILFALSYALIRIVFTENLWSRAMGVVSGMWGIATLCGPAIGGIFAESGHWRWAFWALLPVAVFLALIVINQLPKKQTQAPKPSKIPFLAISLLVISVLAISIGSLSDSLFMNLIGLLIGLAILLTIALFDGKNDKRLLPTGAYSLKNPLASYF
- a CDS encoding Probable multidrug-efflux transporter Rv1634/MT1670, with translation MSLISYKPSICFSPLTAGYLTAIMAAGWTIGALFSANRTGAIVIRIIRTGPVIIFISLIVLAVLTHNQQLIESWPLFIIYLIAMAGVGLGIGVCWPHLVLRVFKNAPEGEENLASSSIITIQLYATALSAALVGVVVNNSGLISPGGIAGAQQASIWLFALFAISPLLATVLIRKIR